A genomic segment from Conger conger chromosome 2, fConCon1.1, whole genome shotgun sequence encodes:
- the csf3a gene encoding colony stimulating factor 3 (granulocyte) a — MEHPDFLRVVEHSQNLVNKILKDIPDTHKSCVNHKNLTLPPSPESNLEYMESLLRIPRAPLLKGLSAEFTLEMCLSRISEGLQMYQDVLSTLHNRVSNPEKMKDMQADVRDLLAQITKMQDLGRFQTRMKYGGSGLASRLSGGFEVQVAAHLSLLQLQDFSQHIFRSLRNMTDTDPDLNE, encoded by the exons ATGGAACACCCCGATTTTCTCCGAGTTGTGGAACACAGTCAGAATTTGGTCAACAAGATACTGAAAGACATACCCGACACGCACAAGTCCTGCGTCAATCATAAG AACCTgactcttcccccctcccctgagTCCAATCTGGAATACATGGAGTCTTTACTGAGAATCCCCCGTGCCCCTTTGCTGAAGGGTCTATCTGCTGAGTTCACACTG GAAATGTGCCTGAGCCGTATTTCTGAAGGGCTACAGATGTACCAGGACGTGTTAAGCACCCTCCACAATCGAGTGTCCAACCCAGAAAAGatgaaagacatgcaggctgacGTCAGAGACTTGCTGGCGCAGATCACAAAG ATGCAGGATCTGGGTCGGTTCCAGACCAGGATGAAGTACGGCGGGTCTGGCCTGGCCTCTCGCCTCAGTGGGGGATTTGAGGTGCAGGTGGCcgcccatctctccctcctgcagctgcaggaCTTTTCCCAGCACATCTTCCGCAGCCTACGCAACATGACCGACACTGACCCAGATCTGAACGAGTAG